A DNA window from Paenibacillus sp. HWE-109 contains the following coding sequences:
- a CDS encoding MDR family MFS transporter — MHRIPLFSLISKYDTAIWVRVVGTILTSLAGFMMRPYLVYYLYDKLDGSILLSMLIVGLQPLVGIFVNLYAGSLSDRYGRKPMILAALVIQAFAVGGYMFASHVWEFALISIINGIGHAMYQPAANAQISDVVPEEKRAEVFALLHTALNMGSAFGPLLGLLLFTWNPTIIFLTCAVALLAYAGLVVWKVPETLPMKSAEQQATAKNKQKIRWRDHKPLLWITLLMMPVTMLYAQVETTFPLHLQQHFENYKTVFATIITFNGCVVIALQLWIAKRTERVAPYLIIAVSYVLFAVVSVGYGVVPFFALLLFVEFLFTIGEMLNGPHIQKVISIIAPEDQRGWYFSIFGMNWQLSRALGPVVGGFLFTHYGGKMMFILLGVLLLFAGFAQTMYVRNLNRKQDELALASKPDLQVQA, encoded by the coding sequence ATGCACAGAATTCCGCTCTTTTCATTGATCAGTAAGTACGACACCGCAATCTGGGTACGGGTGGTCGGGACTATTTTAACCTCATTAGCCGGATTTATGATGAGACCTTATCTTGTCTATTATTTGTACGACAAACTCGATGGCTCCATTCTGCTATCCATGTTAATCGTAGGCTTGCAGCCGTTAGTCGGCATTTTCGTGAATTTGTACGCAGGCAGTCTTAGCGATCGGTATGGGCGAAAGCCGATGATACTGGCGGCGCTCGTCATCCAGGCGTTCGCTGTTGGCGGATATATGTTTGCCAGCCATGTATGGGAATTTGCCTTAATTTCAATTATAAACGGGATTGGACATGCGATGTATCAGCCTGCCGCCAATGCGCAGATTTCGGATGTGGTTCCGGAAGAGAAACGGGCAGAAGTTTTTGCATTGCTGCATACAGCTTTGAATATGGGTTCGGCGTTTGGACCGCTGCTCGGGTTATTGCTTTTCACCTGGAATCCCACAATTATTTTTCTAACGTGCGCAGTTGCACTCCTCGCTTATGCAGGTTTGGTCGTTTGGAAGGTGCCTGAGACCTTGCCTATGAAAAGTGCGGAGCAACAAGCAACCGCAAAAAATAAGCAGAAAATCAGATGGCGTGATCACAAGCCATTGCTCTGGATAACGCTTCTGATGATGCCGGTAACTATGCTCTATGCCCAAGTAGAAACAACGTTCCCTCTGCATTTGCAGCAGCATTTTGAAAATTATAAAACCGTCTTTGCCACGATTATTACATTTAACGGGTGTGTTGTGATCGCCTTGCAGCTCTGGATCGCCAAACGAACCGAACGCGTAGCTCCTTATCTGATCATCGCTGTATCTTATGTGCTATTTGCCGTAGTCTCCGTTGGCTATGGGGTGGTTCCATTTTTCGCCTTGCTGCTTTTTGTCGAATTTTTATTTACCATAGGTGAAATGTTGAATGGTCCTCATATTCAAAAGGTCATCTCCATTATTGCTCCCGAGGATCAAAGAGGCTGGTACTTCTCTATTTTCGGCATGAATTGGCAACTATCGCGCGCACTTGGACCTGTTGTGGGAGGATTCCTCTTCACACACTACGGTGGAAAAATGATGTTCATTCTGCTTGGCGTGCTCCTTTTGTTCGCTGGCTTCGCCCAAACGATGTACGTGCGAAACTTAAACCGCAAACAGGATGAACTTGCGCTTGCGTCTAAACCTGATCTGCAAGTGCAAGCTTGA
- a CDS encoding class I SAM-dependent methyltransferase: MVEKRMICQYGGASAIEYLDMLAKLGVGNAHPGGFGETVEQLKKYPIEKGKRVLEVGCGTGRTACYLAEQGCEVTAIDIRPEMIAKAKIRAEKQGAQVELQVADVCELPFEDLSFDVVLVESVTNFAEAQKAVSEYFRVLKPGGRLYDREVIRVKDMSAAVHRALCSFYGVSKIYSVEEWRELLVNSQFNPVEFSGIHPFPLTMFEDQVQHPDPVHLSDKQSFMDPRIWQITARYDELVSKYHQYMGYTLMIGSKE, from the coding sequence ATGGTAGAAAAGAGAATGATATGCCAATATGGAGGTGCAAGTGCTATCGAATACTTGGATATGTTAGCTAAACTTGGGGTGGGTAATGCACACCCTGGGGGATTCGGCGAGACGGTGGAACAATTGAAGAAGTATCCCATAGAGAAAGGCAAGCGCGTGCTGGAAGTTGGTTGTGGGACCGGGAGGACAGCATGTTATTTGGCCGAACAAGGCTGTGAAGTGACGGCCATTGATATTCGGCCGGAGATGATCGCGAAAGCGAAGATCAGGGCTGAGAAGCAAGGGGCCCAGGTTGAATTGCAGGTAGCGGATGTCTGTGAGCTGCCATTCGAAGACCTTAGCTTCGATGTCGTGCTGGTGGAGTCTGTTACGAATTTCGCTGAAGCACAGAAGGCAGTCTCGGAGTATTTCAGGGTTCTAAAGCCGGGAGGCAGGCTCTATGATCGAGAAGTCATCCGTGTCAAAGACATGTCAGCCGCCGTTCATCGTGCGCTTTGCAGCTTCTATGGTGTGAGTAAAATCTACAGCGTGGAAGAATGGCGAGAGCTGCTGGTGAACAGCCAATTCAATCCTGTAGAGTTCTCGGGGATTCATCCGTTCCCTTTAACGATGTTTGAAGATCAAGTCCAACATCCGGACCCGGTTCATTTGTCTGATAAACAGTCGTTTATGGATCCACGCATTTGGCAAATCACAGCCAGATATGATGAGCTTGTCAGTAAGTATCATCAATATATGGGATATACCCTGATGATTGGATCGAAGGAATAA
- a CDS encoding HAMP domain-containing sensor histidine kinase, translated as MLIASGVSTGITLLTLFICYYFMLLHWKDVVLLSTVTLIAAVVSMLIHYVMTRPLEKSIHAIAEETARISEGQFEGQVPLIGPVEFQKLAGQFNHMTGKLNESFQKLRSAEVSRKELVANVSHDLRTPMASILAFVEALQDDVIQDKTTFDRYLQTIRLETGRLDGLIQELFKLSQLDAGGTEFTPERYHVDHLLLDSLQSLSFQLEEKKLQVQVDLPDHLPAVATMPNEMKRVISNILDNAIRHSPVSGTIRIKAIQLSDPFVQLCIQDEGEGIRGADSDKIFDRFYRADPSRTRTSGGAGLGLAIAKSIVELHGGSIGVNVEEGQGSRFWFTLPIY; from the coding sequence TTGCTTATTGCCAGCGGTGTGAGTACAGGTATTACTCTGCTTACCTTGTTTATTTGCTACTACTTTATGCTGCTGCACTGGAAGGATGTCGTGTTGCTATCGACAGTAACTTTAATCGCGGCAGTGGTTTCCATGCTCATTCACTATGTCATGACAAGACCTTTGGAGAAATCCATTCATGCCATTGCAGAAGAAACCGCGCGTATTTCCGAAGGACAGTTTGAGGGACAAGTTCCGCTGATCGGGCCTGTAGAATTTCAAAAACTGGCTGGACAATTCAACCATATGACGGGCAAGCTGAACGAAAGCTTCCAGAAGCTGCGTTCGGCTGAAGTTTCGCGCAAGGAGCTTGTGGCGAACGTATCGCATGATTTACGAACACCGATGGCTTCTATACTAGCGTTTGTTGAGGCGCTTCAGGACGATGTCATCCAAGATAAAACGACCTTCGATCGCTATCTCCAAACCATTCGTCTTGAAACAGGACGTCTAGATGGACTGATTCAGGAATTATTTAAGCTGTCTCAGCTTGATGCCGGCGGCACCGAATTTACTCCTGAACGATATCATGTGGATCATCTATTGCTCGATAGCCTGCAAAGTCTGTCTTTTCAGCTCGAAGAAAAGAAATTGCAAGTGCAAGTTGATCTTCCGGACCACCTGCCTGCTGTCGCTACAATGCCTAACGAAATGAAACGAGTGATTTCTAATATTTTGGATAATGCCATACGTCATTCTCCCGTTAGTGGAACCATTCGAATTAAAGCGATTCAGCTTTCCGATCCGTTTGTTCAGCTGTGCATTCAGGATGAAGGTGAGGGTATTCGTGGAGCTGATAGCGATAAAATATTTGATCGTTTCTATCGTGCCGATCCTTCGAGAACACGAACGAGCGGTGGCGCAGGTTTAGGACTTGCGATTGCCAAATCCATCGTGGAGCTGCACGGAGGATCAATTGGCGTGAATGTAGAAGAGGGTCAGGGGAGCAGATTTTGGTTTACGCTGCCTATTTATTAA
- a CDS encoding alpha/beta fold hydrolase — MKHHIIGAEQFVEEEGQGAPVILLHGFPLDHRMWASQVQALAANYRVITPDLRGMGQSDVPVTNISINQYADDILTLMDKMDIQKAALGGFSMGGYVAFALLRKAPSRFTSLILANTRPEADGAEARKNRMNMAVSLYDKGAAAAKDAMLPKLLTEQTRKDQPGLVESLSLVMESMAAEGLVHASLAMAFREDATDLLSTISVPTLVIAGEHDAIAPPDVMKKMADQISGSSFQVIPAASHLTPMENPEAFNALLIEFLKSATA; from the coding sequence GTGAAACATCATATTATCGGAGCAGAACAGTTCGTAGAGGAAGAAGGGCAGGGTGCGCCTGTTATCTTATTGCACGGCTTTCCACTGGACCATCGCATGTGGGCCTCTCAGGTCCAAGCCTTAGCGGCTAATTATCGCGTAATCACTCCTGATTTGCGGGGAATGGGCCAATCTGATGTTCCTGTAACGAACATTTCCATTAACCAATATGCGGACGACATTTTAACTTTAATGGACAAAATGGACATACAAAAAGCCGCACTAGGCGGCTTCTCGATGGGTGGTTATGTGGCTTTTGCACTGCTTCGCAAAGCGCCTTCCCGCTTCACTTCCCTGATCCTCGCGAATACGCGTCCGGAAGCTGACGGAGCAGAAGCTCGCAAAAATCGGATGAACATGGCTGTTTCGCTATATGACAAAGGCGCTGCGGCAGCAAAGGATGCCATGCTTCCTAAACTGCTCACGGAACAAACCAGGAAGGATCAACCTGGACTTGTCGAGTCGTTAAGTCTTGTGATGGAATCGATGGCTGCCGAAGGGCTTGTCCATGCAAGTCTGGCTATGGCGTTCCGTGAGGACGCTACTGACTTGTTAAGCACCATCTCGGTCCCAACACTCGTCATCGCAGGGGAACATGATGCAATCGCTCCGCCTGATGTCATGAAGAAGATGGCTGACCAAATCAGTGGCTCCAGCTTTCAAGTGATCCCGGCTGCTTCGCACTTGACGCCGATGGAGAACCCGGAAGCATTCAACGCGCTGCTTATTGAGTTCTTAAAGAGCGCTACAGCCTAA
- a CDS encoding response regulator transcription factor — protein sequence MGSLVLVVDDETNIIDVCTVYLEREGYQVISAGNGEEAIRLWRLHHPELIVLDLMMPGKTGWQVCEEIRNEQDVPIIMLTALGDETDRLMGLTMGADDYLTKPFSPRELVLRANGIMRRMQRSKPDARNADVRQPAHLMKFPGLEINVLHRSVRVNGKEIELTLKEFELLHVFVGHPEQVFSRNQLLGQVWDTDYDGDTTTVTVHIRRLREKIEENPSEPRYIKTVWGIGYKFEGREMT from the coding sequence ATGGGTTCACTCGTTCTCGTTGTTGATGATGAAACGAATATTATAGATGTGTGTACCGTTTATCTGGAGCGGGAGGGCTATCAGGTCATATCAGCGGGAAATGGCGAGGAAGCCATCCGCTTATGGCGGCTGCACCACCCGGAGCTGATCGTTCTGGATCTCATGATGCCGGGCAAGACCGGGTGGCAGGTTTGCGAAGAAATTCGCAATGAACAGGACGTGCCCATCATCATGCTGACGGCTTTAGGCGATGAAACGGACCGGCTTATGGGACTGACCATGGGCGCAGATGACTATCTGACGAAGCCGTTTTCGCCGCGGGAGCTGGTGCTGCGAGCCAATGGCATCATGCGCAGGATGCAGCGCAGCAAGCCTGATGCTAGGAATGCAGATGTGAGGCAGCCAGCACATCTCATGAAATTTCCCGGACTCGAAATCAATGTGCTGCACCGCAGTGTTCGTGTGAACGGCAAGGAGATTGAGCTAACCTTGAAAGAATTTGAACTTCTACATGTGTTCGTAGGACATCCGGAACAGGTATTTTCAAGGAATCAACTGCTTGGCCAGGTATGGGATACGGATTATGATGGAGACACAACGACCGTGACGGTTCATATCCGTAGGCTAAGGGAGAAAATTGAGGAGAATCCATCGGAGCCACGATATATCAAGACAGTTTGGGGCATTGGTTATAAATTCGAAGGGAGGGAGATGACCTGA
- a CDS encoding YjcZ family sporulation protein has protein sequence MGVAAGAAVGYGHGTSSAAILVLFILLVIVTMTYAW, from the coding sequence ATGGGTGTTGCTGCCGGTGCTGCTGTAGGTTACGGACATGGAACTTCTTCTGCTGCTATTCTGGTATTATTCATTTTGCTCGTAATCGTTACAATGACTTACGCTTGGTAA
- a CDS encoding ROK family protein, with amino-acid sequence MAGFWAPHGELDEKDYHWGLLHLNVDVITERISNRKAKEIYDRICRQSTVSKTELLEQSGMTVSTLTRLLEELTSQGLILESGFGASTGGRRPILYEKNPAYAYIFGLEISRTLSKLVLVDLGMNKLDTFSWTMTAEMTPDVLIRQIVEAANRMLEQHHIPKAALLGIGIGAVGPVDRLTGTILEPSYFLAKGWKHVEIGRLLTEALGIPALLDNGANTAILAESWHQRTRSFKHLLYIHAGVGLRSSMVSEGKVIYGAVDMEGSVGQMIIQTDGVAHRNASGNYGALESYASLYAVEKAARSALKQGRSTILSHYVEDPEQLTYQHVLDALKKNDPLVVEIITEAATYFGIGLANLLNILHPEKVILGGPLVAGGELFFQTATQVAIRKTYYYPAYQVVFSKGQLGEEALAMGAAVLVMNQLVRL; translated from the coding sequence ATGGCAGGATTTTGGGCTCCCCATGGCGAATTAGATGAGAAAGATTATCATTGGGGGCTGCTTCATTTGAATGTAGATGTCATTACAGAGCGAATATCGAACCGTAAGGCGAAGGAAATCTATGATCGTATTTGCCGTCAATCGACGGTATCCAAAACCGAGCTGTTAGAGCAAAGCGGGATGACCGTTTCTACGCTGACGCGGCTTTTGGAAGAATTGACGAGCCAGGGACTCATTCTGGAATCTGGATTCGGTGCTTCAACAGGTGGGCGCAGGCCGATTCTGTATGAGAAGAATCCGGCCTATGCGTATATATTTGGCTTGGAGATCTCAAGAACCTTGTCGAAGCTTGTCCTCGTTGATCTGGGGATGAATAAGCTGGATACGTTCAGCTGGACGATGACGGCTGAGATGACGCCAGACGTGCTGATTCGGCAGATTGTGGAAGCAGCGAACAGGATGCTGGAACAGCATCACATACCAAAAGCTGCGCTGTTAGGGATAGGGATTGGCGCAGTCGGTCCTGTCGATCGACTAACGGGCACAATTCTGGAGCCCTCGTACTTTCTGGCGAAAGGATGGAAGCATGTAGAGATCGGCAGGTTGCTAACGGAAGCGTTAGGCATTCCGGCGCTCTTGGATAATGGCGCGAATACTGCCATTCTGGCTGAATCCTGGCATCAAAGAACGCGGAGTTTCAAGCATCTGCTGTATATACATGCTGGGGTAGGTTTGCGTTCTTCCATGGTCTCCGAAGGGAAGGTCATCTACGGGGCAGTGGATATGGAAGGCTCCGTCGGGCAAATGATTATTCAAACCGACGGGGTTGCCCATCGCAATGCCTCTGGCAATTACGGGGCATTGGAATCCTACGCCTCCTTATATGCAGTCGAGAAGGCGGCAAGATCCGCACTTAAACAGGGACGCTCGACGATATTGTCCCATTACGTGGAGGATCCCGAACAGCTGACCTATCAGCACGTTCTGGATGCACTCAAAAAAAATGATCCCCTGGTTGTGGAGATCATTACGGAAGCTGCGACCTATTTTGGCATCGGACTTGCCAATTTGTTAAATATTTTGCACCCCGAGAAAGTTATTCTGGGGGGGCCGCTCGTGGCGGGAGGGGAGTTGTTTTTCCAAACGGCTACCCAGGTAGCCATTCGGAAAACGTACTACTACCCCGCTTATCAGGTTGTATTCAGCAAAGGGCAGCTTGGTGAAGAAGCCCTTGCTATGGGAGCAGCCGTGTTGGTCATGAACCAACTGGTTAGGCTGTAG